Sequence from the Castanea sativa cultivar Marrone di Chiusa Pesio chromosome 12, ASM4071231v1 genome:
ACAAGAGTAACTAACATGTGTAACTACTTTCAGGGTTGTGATGCATCAGTACTCATTGACTCCACTCCAGGAAACTCAGCAGAGCAAGATTCTCCAGCAAATGATCCCAGTCTACGAGGGTTTGCAGTCATTGATAGAGCCAAGGCTAGAATTGAAGCCATATGTAAGGGTGTTGTTTCCTGCGCTGATATAGTCGCATTTGCAGCCAGGGATAGCATAATGATAGTAAGAGATACCTAATCTGCTTACACTCTTGAAACATTTTAGGCAAATTTTCttgaaaacacacacacacacacacacacacacacacacacacatatatatatatgaccctTACTTTCTTCATGCAGACTGGAGGGTTTGGCTATGAGGTTCCTGCTGGAAGAAGAGATGGCAGAATTTCTCTAGTTAATGAGACATTTACTAATTTACCTCCCCCTACATTGAATGTTGACCAACTCACTCAAGCCTTTGCAGAGAAGGGTTTCACACAAGAAGAAATGGTCACCCTTACCGGTAAGAACTTCAGACTACTTTCGTAAAACTATCCAAATCCATTTACCACCAACTCAATATTATTGagaaattttgaagaagaaactACTAAATAACATAAAGACTAATCTTAGGGACACTAAATTCTACTGCATAACTGATTATCACTAATTACAAAAGAATAATACCGATCATATTCTTACAACATCAGTTTATTTTGTAGTAAATATAGCACTTTCCTAACATAAAATGTGTTAACAGGAGCACACACCATCGGCCGCTCTCATTGCACTTCTTTCAGTGAAAGATTGTACAATTTCAATGGAACCACAAGTCAGGACCCAAGTTTAGATTCTACATATGTGACTCAGTTGAAGCAGAGGTGTCCACAAGGCAGCAAAAATCCTAGTTTGGTGGTTCTAACGACCACTGATTGCCCTAGCTTCCGTGATGCAGGCTACTACAAGAATGTTCTGGCTAACCGTGGACTGTTCGCATCAGACCAAACACTCATGACAAACGCAGCAACAGCAATCCAAGTGAATCAAAATGCCAGGAACCCCAATCTTTGGAGGAGCAAATTTGCTGCAGCAATGTTGAAGATGAGTCAACTTGATGTCTTAACGGGTGATGCTGGTGAGATACGTTCAAATTGTAGGGTGATAAATAGCTggagagagaggagagggaAGCTTAGTAATCTTTAAGCTAAAAGCTGGATGTGTATTGTGCCTGCAATCAGTATAATCACAAGGCAAGCAATAACTATTCAAGTTTTTTATGCTCTTATTTTGGATTAGTTACTGCCTTGTTGATTACAATCAAGAGAACCGATTGATATTTACGATTTAGGAGAACCTCTTATCAGCTTGAGAGAAGCTACTCCATGGACACCAGGCCAACTTTCACAAAGCCGCGCCTTTCTGTTCTGTGCCGCATACATGACATTTTGCTTGGTAGCAAAAAGGTccaattaaaaccaaaacagGCTATACAAGGCAAGcaataactattgaattattaaccaaaacactaaaataaaaagaatggaaaCCAACGAGAATTTAATGTTTAAAGTCTGGACATTCAAGTTATTTTACCAAGTGGCTAAAACCTAGCAAGTATAGCAAACCTGTCAAACCATTGCAGTCAAGATAGCATAAACCGCACCACTCCCTACATTTTAGATCTAATTCAGAAACCCAACTGCCCCAGAAAAATATTACAGAAAATAGAGCTCAAATTCAAAAGTCTGATAATCACTTGAGCTTAATTCTAAGATGTTATGTAAGGAGTCTTTAAACACATCCTTTCAGACATTCTAAGCAATTCTAGCAGACAATTCTTACAAGCTATTGTAGAAAGAGTAATTTTGTTAAGGAATCCATAACCCAATTAATGAGTTGCAACCTTTCAAGCAACAATAGAAAACCAGTAATGAAAAGCTTAATTACTCATGAGTAGAATAACTCATCGGAAGACAACCTCACTTTGACTGAAAACTGTCTGAGACTCTCAAGTccaacaaaaagagaaaggtaACTTAGACACCAGATAGATGAGAGCCAAATAGACTATAATAACTAGATGATGAAATAAGTttcaaaaatcatcaaaaagaAATACTGCAGGATAGACTATGGAGCAGATCTAAGTGGTGAGCTCCATGATAGCACTGACAATGTCCCCACTGTGAGTCTTGAGAGCCTTGACAGCTTTGCTCCTTGACACACTTGCCTGTGTCATGACCAAATCAATGTCCCGAGGCTCCACGCCAGTTTCGTCcacctcttcctcttcctcatcAGCCTGCACTCCAGCAGCTGAAGGAGAAACGTCCGATTTTGCCATAATAGATCCCATGTCAGGCATCCTGAACTGCTGGGCAGCCTGTGTCTGCAATTGTGAGCTCAAGTCCTCTATCTTTGCCTCCCCAAAGATGACGTAGGTCTCAGAATGTGGGCTTTTAAAGACATCAGGTTTTGAGATGAAAAACAGTATCTGAATAACAAGAAAACTACAGTGAATTTCCATCCATCATGCAGACAGTTGATTACATCAAACAAGAAGATAACAGCTTACATTTTTGGTTCTCTTGATGGTGACCCTGCTAACACCGGTAACAGGTTTCATGCCGAGCTTCAACATTGCCTTGCGACTCTTTTTCTCGCTTCTACTCTGCTTAGAACTCTCATTCCCACCTGCAACTCATTCTCCAATCAAAAAACTTGGACAATATAGAAAATAGTCATATAATTAAACAGCCAAATAATCCCTGGCTTTCAAGCAACACATGGATAAATATCATAGTTGATAAatgaaa
This genomic interval carries:
- the LOC142620081 gene encoding peroxidase 5-like, which translates into the protein MSARKLTCAFITLTVVLLCQSVRSQLQVGFYRNLCNLAETIVKEEVRKGISRDEGVAAGLVRLHFHDCFVRGCDASVLIDSTPGNSAEQDSPANDPSLRGFAVIDRAKARIEAICKGVVSCADIVAFAARDSIMITGGFGYEVPAGRRDGRISLVNETFTNLPPPTLNVDQLTQAFAEKGFTQEEMVTLTGAHTIGRSHCTSFSERLYNFNGTTSQDPSLDSTYVTQLKQRCPQGSKNPSLVVLTTTDCPSFRDAGYYKNVLANRGLFASDQTLMTNAATAIQVNQNARNPNLWRSKFAAAMLKMSQLDVLTGDAGEIRSNCRVINSWRERRGKLSNL
- the LOC142619210 gene encoding nascent polypeptide-associated complex subunit alpha-like protein 4, whose translation is MSPGPVVEAAEPETLLQTPATDEPQKTLEPQNDEVVVEDVKDEDDEDDDDDEDDDEDDKEDGAQGGNESSKQSRSEKKSRKAMLKLGMKPVTGVSRVTIKRTKNILFFISKPDVFKSPHSETYVIFGEAKIEDLSSQLQTQAAQQFRMPDMGSIMAKSDVSPSAAGVQADEEEEEVDETGVEPRDIDLVMTQASVSRSKAVKALKTHSGDIVSAIMELTT